GCGTTCGAGGAACAGGGGCCGGCCTGGAGCCAGTCGCTCACCCGCCACTACCTCGACCCCGACCACGACGACCGGCCCGAAACCCCAGTGGTGGATGGTCCGTTCGATGACCTGCTGACGTTCTCCTTCGCCCCCGGGGTGGTGCTGGATGCGCGGTGGACGCTGGAGCTGACCGGCCGGCTGCGGAGCATGGTGATGGGCACCCTGGAGGCGATGGGCCACGACGTCGAGGCGATGACCACCGTCCACGGCCACAAGAACAGCCCGGACGGCCCACGCCCGGTCGCCTACCTCGCGCTGCCGTTCACCGGCCACCGCCACGCCGACGGGAGGCTTCGCGGCCTGGGCATCGCCCTGCCCCGCGAGATGCCCAGGCAGGACCGCAAGGCACTGCTCGCCGCCCTCCTCCGCCACGACGGGGGCCTGCGCTGGATCCGGCAGGCGGACGGCGAACCGCTGGACCTGGTGCGGGTCAGCCCCGCGGACCAGGACTCGTGGCCGCAGACCGTCCAGCCGGGGACGTGGCAGGGACCCTCGACCGTGTGGACCACAGTGCTGCCGATGGTCCTCGACCGCTTCCCCAAGAAGTACGACGAAGCCACATGGGCCCACTCGGTCGCGGCCAGTTGCGTCGCAGCAGGGCTACCTGAACCCGCGCAGGTGCAGGTGAGCCCGCGCTACGGGCTCACCCCCGGAGCTCCGGGGGTAGACGGTTTTCCGGTGCGCCGCAAACTCGGGGAGCGGCCGCTGCCGAGCTGCCACGTACGCCTGACCTTCCCTGCTCCGGTGACGGGGCCGGTGGTGCTGGGCAGCAAGAAGAACTTCGGCCTGGGCCTGTGCCGTCCGGAGCCCGGCTTCCAGGAGGACGACCAGTGACCGGCGCCGAGCGGTCTGCGACGATCGAGGTGGCCGAGTTCCCAACCTTCTTCCGGGAGGTCCATCACCACACCCACTGCCCGGACGGGACACGGACCGCGGTGTGCGACGGGTGCGAGGGCTGGGCGCCGTTCCCGTGGCAGAGCGCCTACTTGGACGCCGTGGCCGACCGCGCGGACTGGCCCGACCTCGACGTGCCCACCGCACTGGGCAAGACGACGTTCATTGACATCTGGATCTTCCTCCTCGCCTGGGAACACGCCCGCAGGCTAGGCCGGGAGCACCGGAGGGTGCCGCTGCGGCTGTTCTTCTGCGTCGACCGGCGCTTGGTGGTCGACCAGGCCCACCAGCACTCCCTCGAGCTGGCCGCGGCCCTCGCCGGGGCGCCGGACGGTTCCGTGCGGGCGAAGGTCGCCGCATCGCTGCGCGACCTCGGCGGCGGAGCGTTGCCTCTGGACGTGCTGCGGATGCGCGGCGGCACCAGGTGGGAGTCGAACTGGGTGCGCAGCCCAGCCCAGCCGCTGGTGGTGACGTCGACCGTGGACCAGTACGGCAGCCGCCTGCTGTTCCGCGGCTACCACACCTCACCGCAGCGCGCTCCGATCGACGCCGCCCTGACCGGGTACGACGCCCTGCTCGCCCTGGACGAGGCCCACCTGTCGAAGGCCCTGCTCGCGACCGCCGCCGACACCGCCCTCTACCAGCAGACGGCGACACGAGCGGAGTTGGCGCTACGGGCGCTTCGGGTGGTGAGCCTGTCGGCGACCAGCGCCACCGGAGGACGGCCCCGCCTGGGCATCGGTGACGCCGACCGCGCCCACCCGATCGCCGGGCGGCGGATCGCGGCCGATCGCCACGTGACACTGCTGGACGCCAGCAGCTGGTCGAAGAAGCCCGCCGAGGCGTTCGCCCTCGCCGCCGAAACCGGCCTGGACGCCGTCCTTCCCCTCCTGAAACTGCCCGCGGTCGCGGTGATCGCCAACACCATCACCCACGCCCGCGCCACCCACGAAGCACTCTCCGGACGCACCGACGTGGACGTGCTGCTGCTGACCGGCCGCTGCCGGCCCGCGGAACGCGACCTGCTCGTCACCGGCCCGCTGGCCGAGCTCCTTACCGGCATCGATCCCGACCGCGAACGCCCCCTCGTCGTGATCAGCACCCAGACCCTCGAAGTAGGGATCGACTGCACCTTCGGAGCCATGGTCAGCGAATGCGGCGACTGGGCCTCCGCCCTGCAGCGCCTCGGACGCCTCGACCGCCGCGGCGAACTCGGCCCCGTGCCCGCGATCCTCGTACGCACCCACAACCCCGAAGACCCCGACCGCATCCCCGTCTACGGCCCGGCCGCCGCCCACACCTGGCAGTGGCTCACCCAACACGCCCCGGCCCACGACACCCAGGACCCCGCCGAACTGACCCCCCACCTCCTCGACGGCCTGGTCCTCAACCCCGCCACCCTGCCCGGCCTCCTCGACGGCACCGACACCGCACCGCTCACCCGCGCCGGCGAACACATCCCACCTGTTCACCGGGTGCGCGTGGACGCCTTCGCCCGCACCAGCCCCATCCCCGTCCCCGACGAATCCCCCGCCCCCTTCCTCCACGGCCTCGACACCGGCGAGCCCGAAGTCCAACTCCTGTGGCGCGCCGACCTGCCGACCGACACCACCGACCCCGACACCCTCGTCGAACACCTCCGCACCACCCCCGTCCACACCGCCGAAACCCTCTCCCTGCCCCTCGCCGCGGTGCGGCGCTCCCTCACCGAACCCCGCCGCACCCCCGACACCAGCGACCTCGAAGGCCCCGACGCCGACACCACACCCGAACCCCGCAACCCACCCACCCGCCTGCGCACCACCGTCCTCCAACGCGAAGCCGACGGCACCTGGACCACCCCGCGCGCCGCCGACGACCTGAAACCCGGCGCCACCCTCGTCCTGCCCACCACCGCCGGCGGCCACGACGCCTACGGCTGGACCGCCGACCCCAACACCCCCGTCCCCGACCTCGGCGACCACCCCGCCGATCACACCCGCACCCCGCTACGCCTCGACCCGGCCGTCCTGGCTAGCACCACCGGCACTGCCCCCGAGCAGTTCGCCCCGATCGTCAAACAGGCCATCACTGACCTGACCACCGACCCCGACGCCCCGGACGCCGTGAGCACGACCGACGCCATCCGCGCCGCAATCACCAGCCTGCTCGCCACCCTGCCCACCGACACCGCACCCGACGGCCCCGCCCGGCACACCCCGGCACTGGGCCGACGCCTGGAGGGCCTGTTGGAGGTTGCCGAGTGGCGCATCGGACGGTCGGCTACGGCCGGGGCGGTGCTGGTCGACCGCGATGGTCAGGGGCGGATCGTCCTCCTCCCGCCGCGGCTCGCCGACGCCGGCCGCTACCGGATTTCCGTGGACGACGGAGACCCGGACAGCAGCAGCCTCACCCGCACCGTCACCCTCCAACGCCATCACCAGACGGTCGGCGAACGCGCCCGCGACTTCGCCCGGGCGGTCGGACTGCCCGACGACCTGGTCGGTGCCGTCGTGCTGGCCGCCCGGGCCCACGACTGCGGGAAACACCACCCACGGTTCCAGTGCATGCTCTGCTCCGGTGACCGCCTGCTCGCCGAATCCCTGCCCGAACCCCTCGCCAAGTCCGGCATGGACCCCGCCGACCGCGCCGCCCGTAGGCGCGCCGCCCACCTGGCCAACTGGTCCAAGGACCTGCGCCACGAAGCTCTCAGCGCCGCCGCCGTCCAGACCTGGCTCGCCACCGACCCCGACGCCGCCCAAGGGCTCGACCACGACCTCGTCATCCATCTCGTCGCCGCGCACCACGGCTACGCCCGCCCGATGCTGCCCGCGTTCGCCGACCCCGAGCCCGTCCTCGTCGAGTGCACCATGCCCGACGACACCATCGTCACCGTCTCCAGCACGACGATCGGCACCGACTGGAACGGCCCC
The window above is part of the Kitasatospora sp. NA04385 genome. Proteins encoded here:
- the csb2 gene encoding type I-U CRISPR-associated protein Csb2, whose protein sequence is MPFHISVELLEPLYQATAMDGEKAEWPPHPARLFCALVAHADLDDTAHRMALTWLEAQEPPAVTVPVRPMEAEHPRAAWVVTNTVDPKKVTHGLLPGRTAGGVPRAWAQKTLSGTRMVFSWAAEPGEELTPVLKELAHRVPYFGRSTGAGLLDAWCGPDEPGDEEGRRQRWRPAPTGQYLRGSRPIRVPYRGYLAWLEEAFEEQGPAWSQSLTRHYLDPDHDDRPETPVVDGPFDDLLTFSFAPGVVLDARWTLELTGRLRSMVMGTLEAMGHDVEAMTTVHGHKNSPDGPRPVAYLALPFTGHRHADGRLRGLGIALPREMPRQDRKALLAALLRHDGGLRWIRQADGEPLDLVRVSPADQDSWPQTVQPGTWQGPSTVWTTVLPMVLDRFPKKYDEATWAHSVAASCVAAGLPEPAQVQVSPRYGLTPGAPGVDGFPVRRKLGERPLPSCHVRLTFPAPVTGPVVLGSKKNFGLGLCRPEPGFQEDDQ
- the cas3u gene encoding type I-U CRISPR-associated helicase/endonuclease Cas3, which encodes MAEFPTFFREVHHHTHCPDGTRTAVCDGCEGWAPFPWQSAYLDAVADRADWPDLDVPTALGKTTFIDIWIFLLAWEHARRLGREHRRVPLRLFFCVDRRLVVDQAHQHSLELAAALAGAPDGSVRAKVAASLRDLGGGALPLDVLRMRGGTRWESNWVRSPAQPLVVTSTVDQYGSRLLFRGYHTSPQRAPIDAALTGYDALLALDEAHLSKALLATAADTALYQQTATRAELALRALRVVSLSATSATGGRPRLGIGDADRAHPIAGRRIAADRHVTLLDASSWSKKPAEAFALAAETGLDAVLPLLKLPAVAVIANTITHARATHEALSGRTDVDVLLLTGRCRPAERDLLVTGPLAELLTGIDPDRERPLVVISTQTLEVGIDCTFGAMVSECGDWASALQRLGRLDRRGELGPVPAILVRTHNPEDPDRIPVYGPAAAHTWQWLTQHAPAHDTQDPAELTPHLLDGLVLNPATLPGLLDGTDTAPLTRAGEHIPPVHRVRVDAFARTSPIPVPDESPAPFLHGLDTGEPEVQLLWRADLPTDTTDPDTLVEHLRTTPVHTAETLSLPLAAVRRSLTEPRRTPDTSDLEGPDADTTPEPRNPPTRLRTTVLQREADGTWTTPRAADDLKPGATLVLPTTAGGHDAYGWTADPNTPVPDLGDHPADHTRTPLRLDPAVLASTTGTAPEQFAPIVKQAITDLTTDPDAPDAVSTTDAIRAAITSLLATLPTDTAPDGPARHTPALGRRLEGLLEVAEWRIGRSATAGAVLVDRDGQGRIVLLPPRLADAGRYRISVDDGDPDSSSLTRTVTLQRHHQTVGERARDFARAVGLPDDLVGAVVLAARAHDCGKHHPRFQCMLCSGDRLLAESLPEPLAKSGMDPADRAARRRAAHLANWSKDLRHEALSAAAVQTWLATDPDAAQGLDHDLVIHLVAAHHGYARPMLPAFADPEPVLVECTMPDDTIVTVSSTTIGTDWNGPDRFDALNQRYGPWGLALLESVVRLADIACSEEGN